Proteins encoded together in one Mannheimia haemolytica window:
- the rbsA gene encoding Ribose import ATP-binding protein RbsA, with translation METLLKMSGIDKAFPGVKALSNACLSVYGGRVMALMGENGAGKSTLMKVLTGIYSKDAGSITYLSKEVTFKGPKDSQEAGISIIHQELNLVGNLTIAENIFLGREFKTAWGAIDWKKMYAEADKLLARLGVKHSSHQLCAELSIGEQQMVEIAKALSFESKVIIMDEPTDALTDTETASLFKVIRELKAENRGIVYISHRLKEIFEICDDVTVLRDGQFIGERVIADIDEDQLIEMMVGRRLEEQYPHLHQERGELLLEVKNLSGSGVNNVSFQLHKGEIVGISGLMGAGRTELMKVLYGALPKTAGSIELNGKAISNHCPQDGLNNGIVYISEDRKGDGLILGMSVKENMSLTSLDHFSKAGSIRHDAEKLAVDDFIEMFNIKTPSREQQIGLLSGGNQQKVAIAKGLMTRPNVLILDEPTRGVDVGAKKEIYQLINEFKKDGLSILMVSSDMPEVLGMSDRILVMHEGQISAEFSRTEATQEKLLAAAIGKSTGLN, from the coding sequence ATGGAAACCTTATTAAAAATGAGCGGGATAGATAAAGCCTTTCCCGGTGTGAAAGCCTTGAGCAATGCGTGCTTGTCTGTTTATGGTGGGCGAGTAATGGCATTAATGGGCGAAAATGGGGCAGGTAAATCCACCTTGATGAAAGTATTGACGGGGATTTATAGCAAAGATGCCGGCTCTATTACTTATTTAAGCAAAGAAGTGACTTTTAAAGGCCCGAAAGATTCACAAGAAGCCGGTATTAGCATTATTCACCAAGAGCTGAATTTAGTCGGTAATTTAACCATTGCTGAAAATATTTTTTTGGGCCGTGAGTTCAAAACCGCTTGGGGGGCTATTGATTGGAAAAAAATGTACGCTGAGGCAGATAAACTGCTTGCCCGACTTGGGGTAAAACACAGTAGCCATCAGCTTTGTGCGGAGTTATCCATTGGCGAGCAGCAAATGGTGGAAATTGCGAAAGCTCTAAGTTTTGAGTCTAAAGTCATTATTATGGACGAACCGACCGATGCTTTAACCGATACAGAAACAGCATCGTTGTTTAAAGTTATTCGAGAGTTAAAAGCGGAAAATCGAGGCATTGTTTATATTTCCCATCGTTTAAAAGAGATTTTTGAAATTTGTGATGATGTGACGGTGCTAAGAGACGGGCAATTTATCGGGGAGCGAGTGATTGCCGATATTGATGAAGATCAGTTAATTGAAATGATGGTTGGTCGCCGTTTGGAAGAACAATATCCGCATTTACACCAAGAGCGTGGCGAGTTATTACTTGAAGTGAAGAATTTAAGTGGAAGTGGGGTGAATAATGTGTCATTCCAATTACACAAAGGTGAAATCGTGGGTATTTCCGGCTTAATGGGGGCAGGGCGTACTGAATTAATGAAGGTGCTTTATGGTGCATTGCCAAAAACAGCCGGCTCGATTGAACTAAATGGAAAAGCGATTTCCAACCATTGTCCGCAAGATGGGTTGAATAACGGCATTGTGTATATTTCAGAAGATCGTAAAGGCGATGGTCTGATTTTGGGAATGTCGGTAAAAGAAAATATGTCTTTGACCTCTCTCGATCATTTCTCCAAAGCCGGCAGTATTCGCCACGATGCAGAAAAATTGGCGGTCGATGATTTTATTGAGATGTTTAACATCAAGACCCCAAGTCGGGAGCAACAAATTGGGCTGCTTTCCGGTGGTAATCAGCAAAAAGTGGCGATTGCCAAAGGTTTGATGACCCGCCCGAATGTGCTGATTTTAGACGAGCCGACACGGGGTGTGGATGTAGGGGCGAAAAAAGAGATCTATCAATTAATTAATGAATTTAAAAAAGATGGGCTGAGTATTTTGATGGTTTCGTCCGATATGCCGGAAGTGTTGGGAATGAGCGACCGCATTTTAGTGATGCACGAAGGGCAAATCAGTGCTGAATTTTCACGAACAGAGGCGACACAAGAAAAGCTACTGGCAGCAGCTATCGGCAAAAGTACAGGATTAAATTAA
- the rbsC_3 gene encoding Ribose transport system permease protein rbsC: MTTQTKQLQLGRFLIDQRSFVALFILIVIVSMINPDFFSVDNILNILRQTSVNAIIAVGMTFVILIAGIDLSVGSVLALTGAVAATLVGSELPIFLVIPLVLLLGTAFGGISGAIVAKGKVQAFIATLVTMTLLRGITMVYTDGRPISTGFSDQADAFAFIGTGYLFGIPVPIWIMAVVFAVAWYILKHTPIGRYIYALGGNESATQLSGINVNKIKIFVFAVSGFLSALAGLIVTSRLSSAQPTAGVSYELDAIAAVVVGGTSLMGGKGRVMGTLVGALIIGFLNNALNLLDISSYYQMIAKALVILAAVLADNYLGTKKV, translated from the coding sequence ATGACGACTCAAACAAAGCAGCTTCAACTTGGCAGATTTTTAATCGATCAACGTTCTTTTGTAGCGTTATTTATTTTAATTGTCATTGTTTCAATGATTAACCCTGATTTTTTCAGCGTGGATAATATTTTAAATATTCTACGCCAAACCTCGGTGAATGCGATTATTGCGGTCGGAATGACCTTTGTGATTTTAATTGCAGGCATTGATTTATCGGTCGGTTCGGTTTTAGCGTTAACCGGTGCGGTTGCGGCTACGTTAGTCGGCTCTGAATTGCCTATTTTCTTGGTGATTCCGCTGGTTTTATTATTAGGGACGGCATTTGGTGGCATTAGTGGAGCAATTGTTGCCAAAGGTAAAGTGCAGGCATTTATTGCGACTTTGGTCACAATGACCTTATTGCGTGGGATTACGATGGTTTATACCGATGGCAGACCGATTAGCACCGGCTTTTCTGATCAAGCAGATGCCTTTGCATTTATTGGTACAGGCTATTTGTTTGGTATTCCTGTGCCGATTTGGATTATGGCGGTAGTGTTTGCTGTGGCTTGGTATATTTTAAAACACACCCCGATTGGGCGTTACATTTACGCTTTAGGTGGCAACGAATCGGCAACCCAGCTTTCAGGCATCAATGTGAATAAAATTAAGATCTTCGTATTTGCCGTGAGTGGTTTTTTATCTGCTCTTGCCGGTTTAATTGTGACTTCACGTCTCTCTTCTGCTCAGCCAACGGCAGGTGTGTCCTATGAGTTAGATGCGATTGCAGCGGTAGTTGTTGGCGGAACCAGCCTAATGGGCGGTAAAGGGCGTGTAATGGGAACGCTTGTCGGGGCATTAATTATCGGTTTCTTAAACAATGCCCTTAATTTATTGGATATTTCTTCATATTATCAGATGATTGCTAAAGCGTTGGTTATTTTAGCAGCGGTATTAGCTGATAATTATCTAGGCACTAAAAAAGTTTAA
- the rbsB_2 gene encoding D-ribose-binding periplasmic protein precursor, protein MKKLTTIASAVMLSLSVAATASAKETIALAVSTLDNPFFVSLKDGAQKKADELGYKLVVLDSQNDPAKELSNVEDLTVRGAKVLLINPTDSEAVGNAVAIANRNKIPVITLDRGAAKGEVVSHIASDNVAGGKMAGDFIAQKLGTGAKVIQLEGIAGTSAARERGEGFKQAIEAHKFNVLASQPADFDRTKGLNVTENLLSSKGDVQAIFAQNDEMALGALRAVSSAKKEVVIVGFDGTDDGVKAVESGKLAATIAQQPELIGSLGVETADKVLKGEKVEAKIPVDLKVISK, encoded by the coding sequence ATGAAAAAATTAACCACTATTGCATCAGCGGTTATGTTAAGTTTATCGGTTGCGGCCACTGCTTCGGCAAAAGAGACTATCGCTCTTGCAGTATCGACTTTAGATAACCCATTCTTTGTGAGCCTTAAAGACGGTGCACAGAAAAAAGCAGATGAATTAGGCTACAAATTAGTGGTGCTTGATTCCCAAAATGACCCGGCTAAAGAGCTTTCCAATGTGGAAGACTTAACCGTACGTGGGGCAAAAGTGTTATTGATTAACCCAACCGATTCGGAAGCGGTCGGAAATGCGGTGGCTATTGCAAATCGCAACAAAATTCCGGTTATTACCCTTGACCGTGGTGCAGCAAAAGGCGAGGTGGTTAGCCATATCGCTTCTGATAACGTTGCCGGCGGTAAAATGGCGGGAGATTTCATTGCTCAGAAATTAGGTACAGGGGCGAAAGTGATTCAATTAGAAGGCATTGCCGGCACTTCCGCTGCGCGTGAGCGTGGTGAAGGTTTCAAACAAGCGATTGAAGCACACAAATTCAATGTATTAGCCAGCCAACCTGCTGATTTTGACCGTACTAAAGGCTTAAATGTGACCGAAAACTTACTCTCAAGCAAAGGAGATGTACAAGCGATTTTCGCACAAAATGATGAAATGGCATTAGGAGCTTTGCGTGCAGTGAGTTCAGCGAAGAAAGAGGTTGTAATTGTGGGCTTTGATGGCACAGATGATGGCGTAAAAGCCGTTGAAAGTGGTAAACTTGCCGCAACGATTGCTCAACAACCTGAACTAATCGGCTCATTAGGTGTGGAAACCGCCGATAAGGTGCTAAAAGGCGAAAAAGTGGAAGCAAAAATTCCGGTTGATTTAAAAGTCATTTCAAAATAA